The window CGGCCGCGTGACCGGACGCCCCAAACGCGCCCCGAGCCGTACCGGGGCGCGTCATTCGGTCCAACACAAACTTTTATTTGGTATCTGCGTGTTATCATAGATCGTGATAATAGTGTGCACATAGTGAGGATATATAAAAGATGGCGACGCGCAGCTGCCGACCGACCGGAGACACCGACGATGGACACATATGGAATTTGACGGAGAGTTCGAGTTAGACAGCGTACCGCCCGAGAAAGCGTGGATCGTTCTGTCGGACCCGATGGCGGTCCGAGACTCGCTGAAGGGGTGTCGCTACATCACTCCAATGGACGACGACTTCAACTTCGACGAGTACGAGGCCGAAGAGGACGTCGAGATGCTGCCGGACGCGGACCCGGAGGTCGTCGCCGAGCGGGCCTTCGTCGAGGGGCAGAAGTACGCGGCGCTGATGCAGGTCGGCGTCGGGAGCGTGAAGCCGCGCTTCGAGACGACCGTCACCATCGACGAGCGCGACGGCGAGAACTTCAGGATGATCGCGACCGGCGGCGGCGACGCCTCCGGGAGCAGTTTCAGCATGGAGTCGGGGATGCAGATCCACGAGCTCGAAGACGGGGAGGGCTCCCGGATCGAGTGGTGGACCGAGGCCGACATCTCGGGGCGGATCGCCCAGCTCGGCTCGCGGGTCATCAACCCGGTCGCCAACAAGATCGTGAACAACTTCTTCAGTAGCATCGAGCAGCAGATGACGGACGTCGACGAGGACACGAGCTCCGGCGTCACCGACAGACTCAGGAACATGTTATGAAAGCGGCACCGTTCGAACACCACGAGCCGACGTCGGTCAGTCAGGCAGTGAGCCTCATCGAGAGCCTCGACGAGCCGACGATCCTCGCGGGCGGGCAGAGCCTGGTTCCGATGCTCCGGTTCCGGCTCGCCCGTCCGGACACGGTCGTCGACATCAACGGCATCGACGAACTCGACTACCTCCGCGAGGAGGACGGCTACCTCAAGATGGGCGCGCTCGCGCGCCACGCCGACGTCGAGGACGACGAGCTGATCGAGGAGAAGTACGGGAGCTTCGCGGACGCGGCCCCGCTGGTCGCGGATCCGCAGATCCGAAACCGCGGGACGATCGTCGGATCGATCGCGCAGGCCGACCCGAAGGGCGACTGGGGGTCGATCCTCATCGCCCACGACGGCGAGGTCGTCGCCGCGGGTCCCGACGGCGAGCGGACGATCCCCATCGACGAGCTGTTCCTGCTCCCGTACGACACCTCCCTCGGCGAGGACGAACTCATCACGGAGGCGCGCGTCCCGACCCCCGAAGAGCGGGAGGGCAGCGCCTACCACAAACTGAAACGGAAGACCGGTGACTACGCGATGGCCGGCGTCGCGGCCCGGCTGATCCTCGACGAAGACGGACGAATCGAGACGGCGGGCATCGGGATGACCGCGGTTGATATCACCAACGCGCGCGCCGCCGACGCCGAGGAGCGTCTCGAAGGCGAGCGACCCGGCGCCGACCTGTTCAAATCGGCGGGGGAACTGGCGGCCGAGCAGTCGAACCCCGAGTCGGACGAACACGGCGACGCGTCGTACAAGGAGCGGATGGTGGAGGTGCTGACCCAGCGGGCGCTCGGCGACGCCGCCGAACGTGCGGGGGTCACGAAACGGAGGGCAACACCGTGACTGACGAACGCGAAATCACGCTGACGATCAACGGAACCGAACGCACGCTCGAAGTCGAACCGCGACGCCTGCTCGTCCACGCGATCCGCGAGGACCTCGACATGACGGGCACGCACATCGGCTGCGACACCGGCAACTGCGGGGCCTGCACGGTCCTGCGGGACGGCGAACCGATCAAGTCCTGTATGATGTTCGCCACGCAGGCCGACGGCAGCGAGATCATGACCGTCGAGGGGATGGAGGACCTCCCCGAGGCCGGCGAGGAACTCCACCCGCTTCAGGAGGGGTTCCACGAGGAACACGGCCTGCAGTGCGGGTACTGTACGCCCGGGATGTTGATGTCGGGGAAGGCGCTGCTGGATGAGAACCCCGACCCCGACGAGGGGGAGATCCGCGACGCGATCAGCGGCAACCTCTGTCGGTGCACCGGCTATCAGAACATCGTGCGGTCGATCGAGTACGCCGCCGAACGGCTCGACGAGAAGGCGGCAGCCGACGGCGGAACCGTCGCGGAGAGCAGCGGCGACAGCCCGGTCGCGGGCGACGGCGACAGCGCGAACGCGGCCGACCCGACGCGAGCGCCGACGGCGACCGAGGAGGCGGCGGCCGGCGAGTTCGACTGCGGCGTCGAGAACTGCTGTGGCGGCCCCGCTTCCGACGCGACACACGTCGAAGGCGCGGACCCGCAGTTCGAGCGCGTACCCGAGGAGGGCGACGATCACGGAACCGGGCGGAGCGACGGCGGCGGAACCGAGG is drawn from Halobellus limi and contains these coding sequences:
- a CDS encoding (2Fe-2S)-binding protein, with product MTDEREITLTINGTERTLEVEPRRLLVHAIREDLDMTGTHIGCDTGNCGACTVLRDGEPIKSCMMFATQADGSEIMTVEGMEDLPEAGEELHPLQEGFHEEHGLQCGYCTPGMLMSGKALLDENPDPDEGEIRDAISGNLCRCTGYQNIVRSIEYAAERLDEKAAADGGTVAESSGDSPVAGDGDSANAADPTRAPTATEEAAAGEFDCGVENCCGGPASDATHVEGADPQFERVPEEGDDHGTGRSDGGGTEEADDQ
- a CDS encoding CoxG family protein encodes the protein MEFDGEFELDSVPPEKAWIVLSDPMAVRDSLKGCRYITPMDDDFNFDEYEAEEDVEMLPDADPEVVAERAFVEGQKYAALMQVGVGSVKPRFETTVTIDERDGENFRMIATGGGDASGSSFSMESGMQIHELEDGEGSRIEWWTEADISGRIAQLGSRVINPVANKIVNNFFSSIEQQMTDVDEDTSSGVTDRLRNML
- a CDS encoding FAD binding domain-containing protein, encoding MKAAPFEHHEPTSVSQAVSLIESLDEPTILAGGQSLVPMLRFRLARPDTVVDINGIDELDYLREEDGYLKMGALARHADVEDDELIEEKYGSFADAAPLVADPQIRNRGTIVGSIAQADPKGDWGSILIAHDGEVVAAGPDGERTIPIDELFLLPYDTSLGEDELITEARVPTPEEREGSAYHKLKRKTGDYAMAGVAARLILDEDGRIETAGIGMTAVDITNARAADAEERLEGERPGADLFKSAGELAAEQSNPESDEHGDASYKERMVEVLTQRALGDAAERAGVTKRRATP